A segment of the Entomomonas moraniae genome:
TGCGGGCGAAAGAATTATCGAGTCAGCGATTGAGATTTTACGTAAAGCTGAGGGAATTAAGCGAATAGCACAAGAGTTTTCAAGTGAGAAAAGCGGTTCTTTAACCATTGCAACAACGCATACACAAGCACGTTACTCATTACCTAAAATGATTAGTGAGTTTATTACACATTACCCTGATGTTGCATTGCATATGCATCAAGGTTCCCCAACACAAATAGCCAAAATGGCGGCAGAGGGAGCCGCGGATTTTGCCATTGCTACCGAAGGGCTAGAGGAGTACACAGATTTAGTGATTATGCCATGTTATCGCTGGAATCGTTGTGTTATTGTTCCTAAGAGCCATCCTTTGAGTAGTTTGAAAGAGGTGAGTCTAGAGGTTTTAGCAGAGCAACCATTAGTAACGTATGTTCATGGTTTTACTGGACGTTCTAAACTTGACAGTGCTTTCTATGCCAAAGGGCTAGATCCTAAAATAGTTTTTACAGCGGCTGATGCTGATGTTATTAAAACCTATGTACGCTTGGGGTTAGGGGTTGGGATCATTGCTAATATGGCATTTGATGAGAATGCAGACAGTGATTTGGTTAAAATCAATATTGGTGATTTGTTTGAACCGAGCATTACTCGTATAGCTTTTCGTAAAGGAAGTTTTTTACGTGGCTTTATGTACGAGTTTATTGAAAAATTTGCTCCCCATTTAACGAAGGATGTTGTTAATAAAGCAATTGAATATCAAGGAAAGCCAGAGTTTTCAAGTCTATTTGATAATATAGAGCTACCCACTTATTAGTGGAGTAGCCATTTTTGATTAAGAGTTTATACATGCGTATTGGACATGGGTTTGATGTACACCGATTCGGTGAAGGTTCTTTTGTTACTCTGGGTGGTGTAAAGATTCCCTTTCATAAAGGGTTGATCGCTCATTCAGATGGCGATGTGTTGATTCATGCGGTTTGTGATGCTTTAT
Coding sequences within it:
- the cysB gene encoding HTH-type transcriptional regulator CysB; this encodes MKLQQLRYIWEVVRHDLNVSATAQSLYTSQPGISKQIRLLEDELGVEIFSRSGKHLTQVTPAGERIIESAIEILRKAEGIKRIAQEFSSEKSGSLTIATTHTQARYSLPKMISEFITHYPDVALHMHQGSPTQIAKMAAEGAADFAIATEGLEEYTDLVIMPCYRWNRCVIVPKSHPLSSLKEVSLEVLAEQPLVTYVHGFTGRSKLDSAFYAKGLDPKIVFTAADADVIKTYVRLGLGVGIIANMAFDENADSDLVKINIGDLFEPSITRIAFRKGSFLRGFMYEFIEKFAPHLTKDVVNKAIEYQGKPEFSSLFDNIELPTY